Proteins encoded in a region of the Capra hircus breed San Clemente chromosome 3, ASM170441v1, whole genome shotgun sequence genome:
- the SPRR4 gene encoding small proline-rich protein 4, giving the protein MSSQQQQQQQQCLPQTIQQQQVKQPCQPPPVQCQEMCAPKTKDPCAPQAKKQCPPKGTAIPAQQKCPATQQAPKSK; this is encoded by the coding sequence ATGTcttcccagcagcagcagcagcagcagcagtgcctgccCCAGACGATCCAACAGCAGCAGGTGAAGCAGCCTTGTCAGCCACCCCCTGTCCAATGTCAAGAGATGTGTGCACCTAAAACCAAGGATCCATGTGCTCCCCAGGCCAAGAAGCAATGTCCACCCAAGGGCACAGCCATCCCAGCCCAACAGAAGTGTCCCGCAACCCAGCAAGCCCCCAAGAGTAAATAG